From Spirochaetaceae bacterium, the proteins below share one genomic window:
- a CDS encoding M48 family metallopeptidase, protein MIHLDTLHLPPVRLTPPAETRAEMRIAGLTFPVIVSHERRRDARATIGRRGVLIRLPVGEPIAWCDRQVTSLLHWAARTIARDPGRFRIRPPRSYHHDQRLSIADSEFRLHLEHTDRASNAVRLGEVDRTTGCRTLHLILAAGQTEEQRNHALPRLVSRGLALAKEPELRGQVEDLNDTYFRRPLGTVRYRYARSRWGSCSARGNISIATRLLLAPPDVFEYVLVHELAHLVELNHSSRFWNLVECVVPDFRTHQAWLRRHHQDCQI, encoded by the coding sequence TTGATCCACCTGGACACACTCCACCTGCCGCCGGTGCGCCTCACGCCGCCCGCGGAGACGCGGGCCGAGATGCGGATCGCCGGCCTCACCTTTCCGGTCATCGTAAGCCACGAACGGCGCCGCGACGCGCGTGCCACCATCGGGCGGCGGGGCGTGCTGATTCGCCTCCCGGTGGGAGAGCCGATCGCGTGGTGCGACCGGCAGGTGACCTCGCTGCTGCACTGGGCGGCGCGCACCATCGCCCGCGACCCGGGCCGATTCCGCATCCGGCCGCCGCGCAGCTATCACCACGATCAACGGCTCAGCATCGCGGACAGCGAGTTCCGCCTGCACCTGGAGCATACGGACCGCGCCAGCAACGCGGTGCGCCTGGGCGAGGTGGACCGTACCACCGGTTGCCGGACGCTGCACCTGATCCTTGCCGCCGGCCAGACCGAGGAGCAGCGCAACCACGCGCTGCCGCGCCTGGTGAGCCGCGGCCTGGCGCTGGCCAAGGAGCCGGAGCTGCGCGGGCAGGTGGAGGATCTCAACGACACCTACTTTCGCCGTCCGCTCGGCACCGTCCGTTACCGGTATGCGCGCAGCCGCTGGGGGAGTTGCTCGGCGCGCGGCAACATCAGCATCGCCACCCGCCTGCTGCTCGCTCCGCCGGATGTGTTCGAGTACGTGTTGGTGCACGAACTGGCCCACCTCGTGGAGCTCAATCACTCGTCCCGGTTCTGGAACCTGGTGGAGTGCGTGGTGCCCGACTTCCGTACCCACCAGGCCTGGCTGCGCCGGCACCACCAAGACTGCCAGATATAG
- a CDS encoding tagaturonate epimerase family protein translates to MATEAAPQVRAVTLGLAPSFGFGDRIGLATPGHVAAMVRNGAGIEPIFAQQSIREMERTDRSPTEVLHDALHGMVASSWSGGTGADADHLKTTADVDATHAAGYTFYTIDPSDYVDEHADSYDESTLRARYAAVRDETDWVARYQGREVTCGATTVTFDELACVRCAVKYGRAIRHALMLGDHIRAVNEAAGTDYEIELSVDETEQPTTLAEHYIVAELCIESGMKLVSLAPRYVGDFEKGVDYKGDVAALERSLGQHADIADALGPYKLSLHSGSDKLSMYPAFARASRGRFHVKTAGTSYLEALRVVARHDEALFRRIVHFGRARYDTDKATYHVSATVEGVPPAEAIDDATELEHLYLELWDRVPAGNGFTQPGRQVLHCTFGSTLRDAELGPAIVAVLHAHPDTYCEVLADHFARHLGALRAGLT, encoded by the coding sequence ATGGCTACTGAAGCTGCTCCCCAGGTGCGCGCCGTCACCCTGGGCCTGGCGCCCAGTTTCGGGTTCGGCGACCGCATCGGGCTCGCCACGCCGGGACACGTGGCGGCGATGGTGCGCAACGGCGCCGGCATCGAACCGATCTTCGCCCAGCAATCGATCCGCGAGATGGAGCGCACCGACCGCTCGCCAACCGAGGTGCTGCACGACGCCCTGCACGGCATGGTCGCCAGTTCGTGGTCGGGAGGCACCGGCGCCGACGCCGACCACCTGAAGACCACCGCGGACGTCGACGCCACGCACGCGGCGGGTTACACCTTCTACACGATCGATCCGTCCGACTACGTCGACGAGCACGCGGACAGCTACGACGAATCCACCCTGCGGGCCCGGTATGCCGCCGTGCGCGACGAGACGGACTGGGTTGCGCGCTACCAGGGCCGCGAGGTCACCTGCGGCGCCACCACCGTCACCTTCGACGAGCTGGCCTGCGTACGCTGCGCGGTGAAGTATGGCCGAGCCATCCGCCACGCGCTGATGCTCGGCGATCACATTCGCGCCGTCAACGAAGCGGCTGGCACCGACTACGAAATCGAGCTCAGCGTCGACGAGACCGAACAGCCCACCACGCTCGCGGAACACTACATCGTGGCCGAGCTGTGCATCGAAAGCGGCATGAAACTGGTGTCGCTGGCGCCGCGCTACGTCGGCGACTTCGAGAAGGGCGTGGACTACAAGGGGGACGTGGCCGCGCTTGAGCGTTCGCTCGGCCAGCATGCCGACATTGCCGACGCGCTCGGACCCTACAAGCTGTCACTGCACTCCGGCTCCGACAAGCTGTCGATGTACCCCGCCTTCGCACGCGCCAGCCGCGGCCGCTTCCACGTCAAGACCGCCGGCACCAGCTACCTGGAGGCGTTGCGCGTGGTGGCGCGCCACGACGAGGCGCTGTTTCGCCGCATCGTCCACTTCGGGCGCGCGCGCTACGACACCGACAAGGCCACCTACCACGTGTCGGCGACGGTCGAAGGAGTACCACCCGCCGAGGCGATAGACGACGCGACCGAGCTCGAGCATCTCTACCTGGAGTTGTGGGACCGCGTTCCCGCGGGCAACGGGTTCACGCAGCCGGGACGCCAGGTTCTGCACTGCACGTTCGGATCGACGCTGCGGGATGCCGAGTTGGGTCCTGCGATCGTCGCGGTGCTGCACGCGCATCCCGATACCTACTGCGAAGTGCTCGCCGACCACTTCGCGCGCCACCTCGGCGCCCTGCGCGCGGGACTGACCTGA